The Choristoneura fumiferana chromosome 11, NRCan_CFum_1, whole genome shotgun sequence genome includes a region encoding these proteins:
- the LOC141432621 gene encoding lipopolysaccharide-induced tumor necrosis factor-alpha factor homolog, producing the protein MASNVPSAPTDLPPAYSEVVGSPHYGFVAPEGSFQDPHAAYQPPKGFTAPGVYPHPPGGATVVQPMVGAAAGPGPAPVPVGIVMPQAVGSEPTTITCFNCGKVVTTRVTYTTAWHTHLVAGSVCVITMVCSLCCLGLVPYCFDSFKDAEHYCPNCNTFVGKTNKC; encoded by the exons ATGGCAAGTAACGTACCATCTGCACCGACGGATCTTCCACCTGCGTACTCCGAAGTCGTGGGTAGTCCGCATTATGGTTTTGTGGCTCCGGAGGGGTCATTCCAAGATCCTCATGCTGCATACCAGCCGCCGAAAGGGTTTACTGCACCGGGGGTGTACCCGCATCCGCCGGGTGGCGCGACGGTGGTGCAGCCCATGGTGGGCGCCGCGGCCGGCCCCGGGCCCGCGCCAGTGCCCGTGGGCATTGTGATGCCGCAAGCAGTGGGCAGCGAGCCCACCACCATCACCTGCTTCAACTGCGGTAAAGTCGTCACCACCAGAGTCACCTATACTACAGCCTGGCACACTCACTTGGTTGCTGGATCAGTGTGTGTAATCACAAT GGTATGCTCACTGTGCTGCCTAGGACTGGTGCCATATTGTTTTGACTCTTTCAAGGATGCTGAACATTACTGCCCCAATTGCAACACATTTGTTGGTAAGACCAACAAATGCTAA
- the Nxt1 gene encoding NTF2-related export protein 1, which produces MAEIAVKNVENACETAEEFTRVFYKQVDNSRHLTSKLYLDTGLLVWNGNGINGNDRIQKFLMDLPASNHVLKTLDAQPISEALVSNKLTYLIQACGDVTYQNDDSKKPFQQTFLIVAVDGKWKIASDCFRLQVPYST; this is translated from the coding sequence ATGGCTGAAATTGCTGTTAAGAACGTTGAAAATGCTTGCGAAACAGCCGAAGAATTCACACGAGTATTCTACAAACAAGTGGACAACAGTAGACACTTAACCTCGAAATTGTATCTCGATACCGGACTTTTAGTGTGGAATGGTAATGGCATTAATGGCAATGATAGAATCCAGAAGTTTTTAATGGACTTGCCAGCTAGCAATCATGTTTTGAAGACTTTGGATGCTCAGCCGATATCAGAGGCTCTGGTTTCCAACAAACTGACGTACCTCATACAAGCCTGTGGCGACGTGACTTATCAGAATGACGACAGCAAGAAACCTTTCCAGCAGACATTCCTCATCGTTGCAGTTGATGGCAAATGGAAGATTGCATCTGACTGTTTTAGATTACAAGTACCATATTCCACATGA